A single window of Rhizophagus irregularis chromosome 28, complete sequence DNA harbors:
- a CDS encoding uncharacterized protein (SECRETED:cutsite_AYA-QD; SECRETED:prob_0.7126); SECRETED:SignalP(1-19), whose amino-acid sequence MKSFSFFVLLNVLILFAYAQDQTLPAAATCELTFALQQGSTCTPCQQALFKHNPLDSSFLETKKQPSDKCLFTSFLFYHISVNDPSSNGTINLDSPDIPKLTLAFDQACADTANNACSESDSKNAYTEVANACDVEVNEYISVNGTGTGETNISSVGGRAISTMINYYIAIPTRDNFCLKINNQYCSVKSFEQSSQNTSTSNTNTINGLSCEDECNKQSYKNLLSYQSSHPPDARNLQKVFIGKNNQLASYEARCPNMTSNIANNFKSDGQKLTHQFYNFSGIILISLVGFIYTTFM is encoded by the exons ATGAAATCTTTTAGTTTTTTCGTATTATTAAACGTATTAATCCTCTTCGCTTATGCTCAGGATCAAACACTTCCAGCAGCAGCTACTTGTGAACTAACTTTCGCTTTACAACAAGGCTCGACATGTACACCATGTCAGCAAGCACTTTTTAAACATAATCCATTGGATTCATCATTCCTCGAGACTAAAAAACAACCTTCTGACAAATGCTTGTTTACTAGTTTTCTCTTTTATCATATATCTGTAAATGATCCTTCTTCTAATGGTACTATTAACCTAGACTCACCAGACATACCAAAATTAACATTAGCTTTTGATCAAGCTTGCGCTGATACCGCAAATAATGCATGTAGTGAATCAGATTCTAAAAATGCTTATACCGAAGTCGCTAATGCTTGTGATGTAGAAGTGAATGAATATATTTCTGTTAATGGAACTGGAACTGGTGAAACTAATATTAGTAGTGTCGGAGGTAGAGCTATATCAACtatgattaattattatattgctATACCTACAAGagataatttttgtttgaaaataaataacc aatattgtTCGGTTAAAAGTTTTGAACAATCGAGTCAAAATACATCGACTTCAAATACGAATACTATAAATGGTTTATCATGTGAAGATGAATGTAACAAACAATCTTATAAGAATCTCTTAAGTTATCAATCATCTCATCCCCCTGATGCTCGTAATTTACAAAAGGTTTTTATTGGTAAAAACAACCAATTAGCAAGTTATGAAGCACGTTGTCCTAATATGACTAGTAATATTGCTAATAACTTTAAATCTGACGGTCAGAAACTTActcatcaattttataatttttctggaattattttaattagtcTTGTAGGATTTATTTATACAacttttatgtaa